AGAAGAACACGGAGTTCAAATTGAACCCTTGATATTATCGGCAAAAGGCGAAAAGCCTATAGGCATTTAATTAAGCTTCCTTTCATTTTTACGGCAATGAGCGAGCTTCTTTTAAGCGGAGAAAGGGTCTGAAAGCGAAAAGTATATATACCCTAACCGGGTAGAAAGTCATTGACAATACATATTAGACCATCCCAGGGCGTAAGCCCAAGATTAAGGAGGTGTTGGGAAAATGAAAGTGAAGAAGATCGCGGCCCTTGCAATTGGTGCCGCAATGGTTGGAGCCACCATGGGCTTTGCCAGCGCTCAGCCGACCGTTCCGAACATACCGAAGGACTTCTTCGTTAACGCCGATGGAACCCCGAACGTTAAAATCGTCGTTGGAAGTACCGCTGCTGCTATGGACGTTGCCAGCGCTGCTGACATCGCCGTTGCCCTCGGCAGCATGCTCTACACTACCGAGCAGGCCGAGGTTCAGAACGGCTACGTCAAGGTCAAGGCCGAGTACGAGCCCGAAGATGTTCAGGGTTCTCCGTGGACCATTTACAAGTACAACTATGACACCATAAGGAACCAAACCGCCTGGGCCACTAGCTACGACGACCTTCCGGGCGACTACTGGTGGAACGGTGCCGGTGGTTACGACGCCACTTACGGCGGATGGAAGAGCGTGTTTGAAGTTACCCCAGAGATACCCGACATGGATAAGATCGTGTTTGAAGTTACCCCAGAGATACCCGACATGGATAAGATCGGTGATGAGCAGCTTATTGACTGGGCTATAACCATCAAGAACATCGAACTCAAGTCCAAGGATCCAAGTGACTGGGACCAGAGCCACCCACCCAAGGACGCTGACCTCGTTATCACCCAAGGCAACGTCACCGTCTTCGTTGACTACAAGCTCTACAACTACACTTACACAGAGACCTCCACGGTCAGGGACGCCTACCCCGAGTGGGGCGTTCCTTCAGAGGATGAGACTGTAACCAAGTGGGTAATTGGAGACGCCGACGACGTTCCTGCCAACCTCGTCAGCAGCGAGGTTTACAGCGAGGGAGTCGGCGAAGGTGACACCTTCACCGTGTTCGGACAGACCTTCTACGTCCTCAGCGTTGGAAACGACACCTTCACCGCGGGTCTCGACAAGGGCGAGGCCTGGTACCAGGTCGGCCAGCCGCAGGCCATCGAGGGCACCGACTGGATAGTCACCGTCCTCGATATAAGCATCATCGACCAGAGGGCCCTTGTCGTCGTTAAGAACGCCGTCACCGGCCAGGAGAGCGACCAGAAGATCCTCGAGGAAGGCCAGGATGTTGACATATTCGAGGATGGAAGCGTCGTCCTCACCCTGCTCGACACCTTCGTCGGTATCGACGGCCACCTCATAGCCAGCATCGCTGCCAGGGTCGACGTCGTTGACTGGTCCAGCGGAAAGACCATCACCTACGACGGCAAGGAGTGGGAGATGACTATCAACACAGCCAACATCAGCAACAAGTGGTACATAACCAACATAACCCTCACCAACAAGGACACCCTCGAGGGCAACCCGGTCGACATCTTCGGCACCTACAACCTGTTCTACAAGTTCGAGATGAAGAAGCTCAACGAGAAGTGGCTCAGCGACCAGGGCTACTCAGACACCCACGCCGACATCGACGGTGACGGCACCATCGAGGACAAGGACTTCATCGTCGCCTACGCCTACATCTGCCTCAAGGAGAAGGAGGGCAAGGTTGTCGAGAAGGAGCTCAAGGTCGGCGACGACGTCCTCGACACCGACTACAAGGTCGCGGGCATCTACGGTGACGTGGTCACCCTCAAGCCGATCACCAGCCCGATAACCGTTATGGACTACGAGGTCGACATGGAGGACCCCGGAGCGAACCTCATCCTCATCGGCGGTCCTGTTGCCAACAGCCTCACCAAGTACCTCGTCGAGCAGAACATCAGCCAGGTCGACTGGTACAACAGCCCAGGCGACATCGAGTACATCCAGGACGCCCTTGGCGGCTACGACGTCGTCATCGTCGCTGGTGCCACCAGGGACGAGACCAAGGTCGCCGCTGAGGCCCTTATGGAGTACCTCGCTGGCCTCTGAAGGCCTTTCATTCTCTTTTAATTCCCTTTTCTGGGGGTTTTGGCCTTGGATCAAAAGAGACTCGCAGTGGTTCTTGTAGTTCTCTTGGTGGTCGTTGCTCCAATCAGCTACGTACTCTACTTGTATCATGGCTTTGGCGCAGTGATAAATCCAGGGGCCCCCAAGGCATCCACGCAGTATGTCATGATTTACACACCCTCGGGACAGTTCTACGCCCTTACCGCAGAGCAGTACCAGAAGCTAATTGAAGAGGGTACAAGACCTCCCGCTGGCTCAAAACTCTTCAACGTCACGATAGACAGCTACATAACGGGAAGCCCCGAGGTTGACCTCAACCTGACGGTCAGGAGCTTCTACGAATACTTCACCATAGTGATGGGCAACCCCTCGGTCACCA
The Thermococcus radiotolerans genome window above contains:
- a CDS encoding S-layer protein, coding for MKVKKIAALAIGAAMVGATMGFASAQPTVPNIPKDFFVNADGTPNVKIVVGSTAAAMDVASAADIAVALGSMLYTTEQAEVQNGYVKVKAEYEPEDVQGSPWTIYKYNYDTIRNQTAWATSYDDLPGDYWWNGAGGYDATYGGWKSVFEVTPEIPDMDKIVFEVTPEIPDMDKIGDEQLIDWAITIKNIELKSKDPSDWDQSHPPKDADLVITQGNVTVFVDYKLYNYTYTETSTVRDAYPEWGVPSEDETVTKWVIGDADDVPANLVSSEVYSEGVGEGDTFTVFGQTFYVLSVGNDTFTAGLDKGEAWYQVGQPQAIEGTDWIVTVLDISIIDQRALVVVKNAVTGQESDQKILEEGQDVDIFEDGSVVLTLLDTFVGIDGHLIASIAARVDVVDWSSGKTITYDGKEWEMTINTANISNKWYITNITLTNKDTLEGNPVDIFGTYNLFYKFEMKKLNEKWLSDQGYSDTHADIDGDGTIEDKDFIVAYAYICLKEKEGKVVEKELKVGDDVLDTDYKVAGIYGDVVTLKPITSPITVMDYEVDMEDPGANLILIGGPVANSLTKYLVEQNISQVDWYNSPGDIEYIQDALGGYDVVIVAGATRDETKVAAEALMEYLAGL